AGTTGTAAATATATACTTGAATGACACATAGAAACAACATGCTTTACCTTGGTGAATATTTCAATTAGAAAATGAAGACAGAAAAACACATTATAGGTCACAACTTTCAAAATAGTAAGCACTTACGGAGTCAATATCTCCGCACGGAAAGGAGAACCATCAGTGACAAGAGTGTATACCAAGGTTCCAAGCATGACAACACCCAAAACGCTGAGAAGGATTCTTAGAGTCACAACAACAGAACAATTTGTTTTTGGTTCTGTACCACTCCTGTATAGAAAACGTCACATTAGAactaatgatgaaaatcaaaacatCAAAAATCGTACAGAAAACTAAAATACTAAAACATGAAATTGGATTCTTAAAATATCATCCTGCACATTTTCTTCATATATATTTATGGAAAATTACTCTATAGTTGTTTTTTTGTAGACATACTTGTGTGGATGTCCTAAAAGAACATATCTCACAGGGTCCTGTGAAGATTCTTGAGATGACAGCTTCGATAATTGCAACACAATATAAGCCGATGTAGCCATGCTGAACCAAAAAAAAGAGATTCCTCTCATTGCTTAGATTATCTTTGCTAAAAAGAGATTCATCTCATTGGACATAAAATCTTGAAAGAAAATTATACCTTCCAAGGGAGATAAATAAAATTATCCATAGAATTGAGCTGACCCAATTTCCTTCCTTGTACACTACCCAAGCCTGATTTGACACAAAAACGTTTATTTTTTTAgatatattgaataattaatgtatttagtttatatattttccAGATACATTACTTatttaatgtatctaaaaagtaaattttttcttataaatagaagAGATAGTAATTAATTAGACAGTGCTCCATTAAGCATTGGTGATATTGTAAAGGAAATGTGATTTTAAATTTGAGAACTTGTAGGCGGGTTCAGCAGAAGAAAACTGATATGTGGAGTTAATTAGTTAGACTTACACTTAAAATTGTAATATTGATATGCAGATCAATCAAAGTTGCTGCCATCCACCTGAATCAAATAATGAGCAGAGGAAGAAAGTATGGTTTCTATTGTgttattatcaaaataaaaataaacacgaACAAAGAAAACAGAAAGAGAGGCATTACGGAGTGAAAAAGCCTATGCGAAAGGGCAAACCGTCGGTTACAAGCCTGTAAATAACCAGAGCAATAATGAGAGCAGCGAGAAGACTGAAGAGTGTTTTCAAACCATTTGATAAAGTAATTGGCGCCATTGGTAGTTTTAGATTCCAACAGTTTTGCAATaggagaaaagaagaaagaagaacaagTTGCGTCGTCCTCTTGAAGTTATGAATTCTGTCTATATAACATAAGAAACGATGCTGTTCTGGAAATATCAGAGAAAAGATGCTCCTCCTCTGTTAAGTTTTGTCATTACTCATTTACATACACTGAGATCATttatattattcaaaaatttCCTTTGTGACCAAAAGTTGTCAGTTTGTTGTTGCATTTAAATTAAGAATGTATgtttttttaactatttaattatattattgtttCAACTACCAATATGACTTACAAAAATTTAATCAATATGCACAGTCGCATAAACAAGTCACGTAAACCGATCCATTCATTCAGCAATATCTAAACAAACTATTTTAAACTTTAAAGGACAAAGTTGACTTCTAGTTTTCTCTTTCATAAACCTACCTCACTTGGGTGATAGTTGTTGATCTTTtttcctttatattttctttttttaatgtaTTATTTCTAGGGCTGGACAGCGGTCGGGTTGGATTGGTTTTGGGCCCAAAAATCCAATCCGATTCAAACCACGGGTCTAGAATCAAAGCCCAATTTCGACCATTTATGTCATCGGTTTTGTCGGTTTACGGGTTCACGGTTTGCGGTTTGACGGTTCGCTTTAATCGGTGACCCAAGCAAGCGGTTACAGTGGATCGGACGGATAGGGGCGGTTTGCTCAAAACTTGTCCACCCCAATTTATATCATTTTCTCTCATCTTCATTTATATTCTCTCATTTATTTCACCTATATTATTTAGGTAATTCTAGAGTGAGGGAGCTCTTAAGTCCCTCATCAGTGTACATCAAACAGTGTACGTCAAACCAATATCGCCGATATTATATCGGTAGTATTTCATCCACACAGCACAACACATCCATGAAATCAAATTCACAAtacttgaaataaaaaaaaaactcaaactaTTAATATGAATAAAGAATTAGACGTGGGTGcaaaatgtgttgaataatttataaGAATTAGATCTTGGTGTTTTTATCAAAACTCCAATAAAAATGAAACAGATTTATATATAAATCTTCAAATCCATCGTCACTTTAAGTCATACATACTTTATTTGAATTGTGTTTTTATCAAACGCCAAGGTTCAACTATGATTTGAAAACTTTCTTTAATTTATGTGTTCCTTTTTATATTTGACTTGAGGTTTATAGGACAAAAATTACTTTCTTTACGGTAGAAAAAGTGAGAAAACGGTGGGAAAAATCAAATGTGAGCTAGTCAAAACTCAAAACAGTTACCTTGAAAATTAGATACATTGGGTTTCTAATGGAGGTGGTTCATGGTAGAAAAAAAGAATTAACtgaaaaagagataaaaaaattatGGCTATTCACAGATAGAAAACATAAGATCTCATGGTAAATTGGggcaaaatattttgattaaattCTAAGATTTTCTTTCATTGTGTTACTATCATTTAAATGTCAATAAAAATTAACCGGATTAACAAATTTTTCCAGCATATAAAGCAATATAAAATCTGAGATATATGTATTTATCAAATCGCAGCTTTATAGATTTTTCTTTGAAACTCAAgcttatacatttttttttataagaaggagggcctaagcccaaatATACATTATTTCTACAGAAACCTTgttatctctttttcttttttagctTTAATATGAGGTTTGCAACCAACAATTATTTCCAATTCAAAAGTAAATGAGGGAAGAAGGTGGGGAAATGCGAGGAGAAGAGGTCAAAACAGTTACAATGATAACTAACCGTTTCTTTTACGAAGAAAAGAAGAAGTGAGAATTGAGTGAGAGATAACACATATGTTGCTCTTTTTTATTAATGAATCTCAACTCTTTAATTACTTTTGATATATCTAAGGGTATATTATTGGTGGTACACATGCGAGTGACTTAATAGATCCTTCACCTTAATTCTCATGGATTGGCCTAATAATTGAGACTTGAGTCTTGAGAGTGGATTCCTCTCAAGGTATCAAGTTCgaatcaaaactttcaaaaaaataataataatctctcaccttagacatcaccatattatttttcattttatttacaggAATCAAATATGCAATGGagttttttatatttcattaaaaaaaattgttgtttttttaGTTGTTACAAATACTTACAAAACATAAAAAGTTATTCAAGTTTATTAATAGTTTTTAATAAGATGTTCTATTATACAACCAGAATTGATCGGAAAATTGATGATTTTGGTGAACCACGGTGGATTTGAACCTCAAATGCGGATGAGGAAGAGTTGACCTGCAAAATTAACACTCCAACGCTCAAGTCAATATGTATAAAAGAGTGgatgaaatttgaatttaaaattgtaTGCTTAAAACTATTCACGCATGTCCTTTATATAATGGAGCGGTAGTAACAAAATGTTATTCTCTACGCATGAGATATGCGAAAAGCCGTTAGATGTATTCGTGCTCTGGATCATCTGTGCTCTTTTATAGGGTAGTTCCCCTGTGTTGCGAGCAGTCCAAATGAATCATGACTTCCTTTGGATGATTAGTCGATGGCCAATCTGATCATCCCGGAACAATTGCCCCCAAATCCTTAGTGAAAATGAGAGAATCTATAGCGAGTATGATGATTGTGTCATCTTTTTTTTACGAGTGTGTCTTCTCAGTCCTAGGTCTTCGACTGCCCTTTAGTAACCTTAAAATAGAAGTTCTTAGTCATTTGATGGTTGTCCTAGGTCTTCGACTGCCCTTTAGTAACCTTGAAATAGAAGTTCTTAGTCATTTGATGGTTGTCCTAGGTTTTCGACTGCCCTTTAGTAACCTTGAAATAGAAGTTCTTAGTCATTTGATGGTTGTCTCATCGAAGCTGTAACTACAAGTTGGATGTACGTGAAAGTCTTTGAATATTGGTGTGAATATCTAAAGGGAAAATATTATCTATCTCTTTTCTACCATCTCTTTAAAATTCAATGTGGTCATGTGACTCAGGCACGGGGCCATGGTCTGATTAATTTGGTGTAAGTTGTTCGTGGTGTCTGAATGTTTTCAAATAGCTTAATACATTtcaaaaatcaattcatttttatcGCCCCTCTTCACCTAGAGGCTCTTGCAACGATATGCACCGTAGAAAATGAAGTTGCATtccaaatgttaaaaaaaatataaaaggaaGGGAGAAATAGATATAAACAAATAGAAAAGTACATTCCGATTTTGAAGTTCAAATTACAcaactataaaataaaaaattacactAGGGATATAACTGTGTTTCATTTATTTATACCGAGAAGAATGACATCATCCAACTACCAACTAGTGTTTACAAAGGCTTTCTCctggcatcaatttcatcagtaTGTTAATTTTCTGTCTTCTGGGGTCACAGCATCTACTCAGGGATTATCTGCTCCCTTTTTACTTCCTGTAATTATCAATAATGTGGATGTTAAGCTCAATAAGCAGCAGAAATACTAAAAACAAATTGTTTCCAATGTACTGCTTTATATAAGGTGAATTTCGTGTAAGTCTCAACAAAAAGAGTGGCTCCAAAAAATCTATTGACActcacataacaatcacctaataaCAAAGAGACTGTAAAATAGTGTGTAAGAACATATCACTCACAGATTTGTATGATCATATACACCAGTATACCACACCTTTTGTTCATTAACACCATTGCTATGTAGCATCAGCAGAAATCCCCTTATATTTGTTTTCTGCCCTACCATCAATAACCATTGCCGTTTCTAAATAAATTAATAGAAGGAAGAGAGAACATTTATTTGTTTAGTAGTAAAGGATTCTTTTTTATGAGGAAATCACATTAAGACAGAACACTAACTTAACAGTTAGAGGATTCTGCCAGTTGAAAAATAATGTTGCTTCATGCCTATTTCAGTTTCaaataaaagtgataaaaaatcaggaaaagAAATTGGTATATATACTTGCCTGTCACTATGATGCACTAAAATAAGATAAGCAGGATCCTGATAAGATATCTTGAACAACTGGCATACAACGAAGA
This region of Vicia villosa cultivar HV-30 ecotype Madison, WI unplaced genomic scaffold, Vvil1.0 ctg.002011F_1_1, whole genome shotgun sequence genomic DNA includes:
- the LOC131637495 gene encoding uncharacterized protein LOC131637495 encodes the protein MAPITLSNGLKTLFSLLAALIIALVIYRLVTDGLPFRIGFFTPWMAATLIDLHINITILSAWVVYKEGNWVSSILWIILFISLGSMATSAYIVLQLSKLSSQESSQDPVRYVLLGHPHKSGTEPKTNCSVVVTLRILLSVLGVVMLGTLVYTLVTDGSPFRAEILTPWLQATLVDFYCNAVPLAVWIAYKESNWIYAVFWVILLICFGSITSCVYVLWQLFQISYQDPAYLILVHQIDRQVYIAVFLFIDCL